From Scylla paramamosain isolate STU-SP2022 chromosome 16, ASM3559412v1, whole genome shotgun sequence, one genomic window encodes:
- the LOC135108032 gene encoding dynamin-binding protein-like isoform X1, translating to MVGADSPPKQRPKKMKAGDVCRCISDFSGISAEELTLYKNDIVQIHEVVDKHWLRGEGGGSVGLVPSSVLVKVELPPHPSHLPLFVASAEFLPSQPGDLGLRRGDFVVGLNPIDESWWCGEAWGKQGMFPINFVWHVNKDILEVEDTSEKAVRMVGRVKSSIMAQLPEELDLYAGDLVTITHIVDKDWYRGESNGATGIFPKSFVEIVDESSVPSPPSALPEENSFMVSDTPSSFPQTGGTLSDSMLAAPYPSDTPAQPHTADTVPATLGYSAPTIHPSTGPGATPGAKLTPASAPQPVAESTNTAALLSKTSTAWKTVDVDDADLFDDDYFKQNMPGLYSSKGDSSAPSAYTGDTSSALSAASGASASLATTGSRYENIPVSVPEEEAKPSVPSSHYLGKGQQPSEYSYENIPLEPQRLGEDGEALSVGSEHSALLEQHNGLTKMNSLSQKVENYLSSSMLGESATDHGARTVSSSGHTWAYRGPSYTEDNTGIEPYSRAVFSFKAQYPNELTFKKGEIVHLVQHVDSHWTLGRSGDAEGIFPTSYVDIIVDCPHSEEQHFLARPEAPPSASQLVQAVAQYDFQAEQAGDVSMKKGDFLTVIKEVDNNWVMVENTTGSKGMCPKNYLVFLKETETESLEVREPQNKIPDSTSDMGEEQRSRLLQEDVVHQRSRSSSPLSASGKRRSYNKDDFGIKKQDVEQVMARNMASFDATSKVAMGRLEKGGSSSSVFTKREMSPGEHRQPDTQQNPGKPKPMVLPRHSKIVPPLKSAHSVPRTPSTPSTPTTPSTTTPATASTTTAISATPSTTAPATPTTPNTPNTPSTNTANMPNTPSTTTPATQTTPSTTTPATPSTTAPATPSTSISTTTYTTTARTGPFTSTRPAPPPLISPRTKVFSGSKSSPSDTEASSLHKPPPTAKPSQPASQPKPPTQPKPQLQPRPLSQTQPPLPSQPRPKPLSQHQPSIQPQPQPPTQPVYSQVKKTPKKSQKEMEVGDSEKQCLNESNNSTTSSATFPDDVCQLSVASEATYSSETNLSSASAGFVPQRPAPPPPPKLPDTEEEVEEVEEHYYSTAPQEPQGMKAQAVEMVSGESDEDEEETVGEDGEGDTEETTGAAQKQESKASMRRVITQEIVTTEHEYIHDLESLLQVVQLAPSRPGGTQGVHLPSLLGNITEVIDVARKFANLLDQSAYGKEEEVCVGRVFLACAEELCRTYKVYCANHNITVEPLMKKYEQETGSAAFLQWVLKELQQHKIQLLDMRSVLIKPLQRVLKYPLFLDRLVRETPEHHPDHSDLLEAKTAMANAAKEINEYTKRLDLINKYRVESDQSLQGKMQRVSLHSMYKRSSRFTTLISEMLGIMVQTKDLEFDKEVDKFRSMQRCAAVLAQDMDALLQGVKARHRGELGVVKGFIETLLQPGLEVKALHSVAVDSSGRLFETFDNFVRQRVALPTKELVALCEVPDRLILKRNDKLLDYDNAQYKLDRNRDPTRTRILEEELSQAQGTYNALHSQLMMELPVLTSNGMEVLNLATRSLISARMYLQGHLARLYLNLSQALGVSLTGEEEMLTQFRVKYLQQVGEFRQLSFIPTNVQLSLPRPATRSSKNPESGGSRREHETTKTKVVGQYPGELVYVVREVHTPAEVMELTLYPGDHVALLKNKDPLGRMDRWFVDDGDNKGFVRVSCLKPMLGSDRGAEDTTLPPATPGTAVLPSRPAAVHAGPRPSTVPRPAPAPPEQAPPRYEDIFPVVPTTLPQGTGLPQAPPPRYSSEGTATLASQPPLPSKTEPLPPDGDGLHHGDGDYYSPPLDRQPSGEYNSPVSEENNIYEEIDQIHGGCRGENGAAGQEDTSPIYEVIKDGEIVPDEEDLPPELAEPLFYYALYNFGGSDGTQLNLTAGQVVRVLHAVSSDWWFVEERSGKQGYVPASYLTRYT from the exons ATGGTTGGAGCGGACTCGCCCCCCAAACAGCGCCCAAAGAAGATGAAGGCAGGGGATGTGTGTCGTTGCATCTCAGACTTCTCAGGGATCTCCGCTGAGGAGTTGACCCTCTACAAGAATGACATTGTGCAG ATCCATGAGGTGGTGGACAAGCACTGgttaaggggggaggggggtggctCAGTGGGTCTTGTGCCTTCCAGTGTATTGGTCAAGGTTGAGCTGCCCCCCCATCCCTCACACCTCCCCCTCTTTGTGGCCTCCGCAGAGTTTCTTCCCTCCCAGCCCGGTGATCTTGGCCTACGTAGAG GGGACTTTGTGGTGGGCCTGAACCCCATTGATGAGTCATGGTGGTGTGGGGAGGCATGGGGCAAGCAGGGCATGTTCCCCATCAATTTTGTGTGGCACGTCAACAAGGACATCCTGGAG GTTGAGGACACGTCAGAGAAAGCAGTGAGGATGGTGGGTCGGGTCAAGTCAAGCATCATGGCCCAGCTGCCTGAGGAACTTGACCTCTATGCTGGCGACCTGGTCACCATCACCCACATTGTCGACAAGGACTGGTACAG aGGGGAAAGTAATGGGGCCACAGGAATCTTCCCCAAGAGTTTTGTGGAGATAGTGGATGAGTCTTCAGTGCCTTCACCTCCTTCTGCCCTACCAGAAGAGAACAGTTTCATGGTTAGTGATACtccctcgtcgtttcctcagaCTGGAGGCACTCTGAGTGACTCCATGTTGGCAGCTCCGTACCCAAGTGACACCCCAGCTCAACCCCACACAGCAGATACAGTGCCAGCCACTCTGGGGTACTCTGCCCCCACCATCCATCCCTCCACGGGTCCAGGTGCCACACCAGGTGCCAAGCTCACCCCAGCCTCCGCCCCACAGCCTGTTGCAGAAAGCACCAACACTGCAGCACTTCTTTCCAAAACATCAACAGCCTGGAAGACTGTTGATGTAGACGATGCAGATCTCTTTGATGATGACTACTTCAAGCAGAACATGCCTGGCTTGTACTCCTCCAAGGGGGACAGCAGTGCCCCCTCAGCCTATACTGGTGATACTTCCTCAGCTTTAAGTGCAGCCAGTGGTGCCTCAGCATCCCTTGCCACTACAGGTTCAAGGTATGAGAATATTCCTGTCTCTGTCCCTGAAGAAGAGGCCAAGCCCTCCGTGCCTTCCTCTCACTACCTGGGGAAAGGACAGCAGCCAAGTGAGTACAGTTACGAGAACATTCCATTGGAGCCACAGCGCCTTGGAGAGGATGGTGAGGCACTGAGTGTAGGATCAGAGCACAGTGCCTTATTGGAGCAGCACAATGGCCTCACCAAGATGAACAGTCTGTCCCAGAAAGTGGAGAACTATCTCTCCAGTAGCATGCTGGGGGAATCAGCCACAGACCATGGTGCAAGGACTGTCTCAAGCTCTGGCCACACCTGGGCCTACAGAGGCCCGTCCTATACTGAGGACAACACCGGCATTGAGCCATACAGCAGGGCGGTGTTTTCCTTCAAGGCTCAGTACCCCAATGAACTTACATTCAAGAAGGGTGAAATAGTCCATCTGGTGCAGCACGTGGACTCCCACTGGACCCTTGGCCGCTCAGGGGATGCTGAGGGAATATTTCCCACATCTTATGTGGATATTATAGTGGATTGTCCTCACAGTGAGGAGCAGCACTTCCTTGCCAGGCCAGAGGCTCCACCGTCTGCCTCACAGCTGGTGCAGGCTGTGGCTCAATATGACTTTCAGGCCGAGCAGGCGGGGGATGTCTCCATGAAGAAAGGTGACTTCCTCACAGTAATCAAGGAGGTGGACAACAACTGGGTTATGGTGGAAAACACTACTGGTTCCAAGGGCATGTGTCCCAAGAACTACTTAGTTTTCCtcaaggagacagagacagagtcCCTAGAAGTGAGGGAACCACAGAACAAAATCCCAGACTCCACATCAGACATGGGGGAGGAGCAGCGGTCAAGACTTTTGCAGGAGGATGTGGTGCACCAGCGGTCCAGGAGCTCCTCACCCCTCAGCGCCTCTGGGAAGCGCAGGTCGTACAACAAGGATGACTTTGGCATCAAGAAGCAGGATGTAGAGCAGGTGATGGCGAGGAACATGGCCTCCTTCGACGCCACCAGCAAGGTTGCCATGGGTCGGCTAGAGAaaggcggcagcagcagcagcgtcttCACCAAGAGGGAAATGTCCCCGGGTGAACACAGGCAACCAGACACTCAGCAGAACCCAGGGAAGCCAAAGCCAATGGTTCTTCCTAGGCACAGCAAGATTGTTCCTCCTCTAAAGTCAGCTCACAGTGTTCCCAGGACACCATCCACACCATCCACACCTACcacaccatccaccaccacaccagctaCAGCCTCCACCACTACAGCCATATCAGCCACACCATCCACCACTGCACCAGCTACACCcaccacaccaaacacaccaaacacaccatCCACCAACACAGCAAACATGCCAAAcacaccatccaccaccacaccagccaCACAAACcacaccttccaccaccacaccagccaCACCATCCACCACAGCACCAGCCACACCATCAACCAGCATATCCACCACAACCTATACAACCACCGCACGAACCGGCCCCTTCACTTCCACCCGGCCAGCCCCTCCACCACTCATCTCCCCTCGAACTAAAGTATTTTCTGGGAGCAAATCTTCTCCATCAGACACTGaagcttcctctcttcataAACCACCACCCACTGCTAAACCCTCACAGCCGGCCAGTCAACCCAAACCCCCCACCCAACCCAAGCCACAGCTGCAGCCTCGGCCCCTCAGCCAAACACAGCCACCACTGCCTAGTCAACCAAGACCGAAGCCTCTAAGCCAGCATCAGCCCTCCAtccagccacagccacagcctccCACCCAGCCAGTCTACTCCCAGGTTAAGAAGACACCAAAGAAGAGTcagaaggagatggaggtgggaGACTCAGAGAAACAGTGTCTGAATGAGAgcaacaacagtaccaccagCAGTGCCACCTTTCCCGATGATGTGTGCCAGCTCTCTGTGGCCAGTGAAGCAACATATtcttcag AAACCAACTTGTCCAGTGCATCAGCTGGCTTTGTCCCTCAGAGGCCTgccccccctcctccaccaaaGCTGCCAGacactgaggaggaggtggaagaggtggaggaacatTACTACTCCACTGCTCCTCAAG AGCCACAGGGAATGAAGGCCCAGGCAGTCGAGATGGTAAGTGGAGAGAgcgatgaggatgaggaggaaactGTGGGTGAAGATGGGGAAGGTGACACAGAGGAGACAACAGGTGCTGCACAAAAG CAGGAGAGCAAAGCCAGCATGCGTCGAGTCATCACACAAGAGATTGTCACCACAGAACATGAATACATCCATGACCTTGAGTCACTGCTGCAGGTGGTCCAGCTGGCACCCTCCAGACCAGGTGGCACCCAGGGAGTccacctgccctccctcctGGGCAATATCACTGAG GTGATAGATGTTGCTAGGAAGTTTGCCAATCTCCTGGATCAGTCTGCatatgggaaggaggaagaggtgtgtgtgggaagggtgTTCCTGGCGTGTGCTGAGGAGCTGTGCCGGACTTACAAGGTGTACTGTGCCAACCATAACATTACTGTGGAGCCACTCATGAAGAAG TATGAGCAAGAGACAGGGTCAGCAGCTTTCTTGCAGTGGGTGCTGAAGGAGCTGCAGCAGCACAAGATTCAGCTGCTGGACATGAGATCAGTACTCATCAAGCCCCTGCAGAGAGTGCTGAA ATATCCACTGTTCCTTGACCGCCTTGTGAGGGAGACTCCTGAGCATCACCCAGACCATTCAGATCTGCTGGAGGCCAAGACTGCAATGGCCAATGCTGCCAAGGAGATCAATGAATACACCAAGAGACTGGACCTGA TCAACAAGTACCGCGTGGAGAGTGACCAGTCACTGCAGGGCAAGATGCAGAGGGTGTCCCTCCACTCAATGTACAAGAGGTCTTCTCGCTTCACAACACTCATCTCGGAAATGCTGGGAATCATGGTGCAG ACGAAGGACCTGGAGTTTGATAAGGAGGTGGACAAGTTCAGGTCAATGCAGCGGTGTGCGGCAGTGTTGGCCCAGGACATGGATGCGTTGCTTCAGGGGGTGAAGGCACGGCACCGTGGGGAGCTGGGTGTGGTGAAGGGCTTCATAGAGACCCTCCTGCAGCCTGGCCTGGAGGTGAAGGCCCTGCACAGTGTGGCTGTGGATTCATCTGGGAGACTGTTTGAGACATTT GACAACTTTGTGAGGCAGCGGGTGGCACTGCCGACTAAGGAGCTGGTGGCACTGTGTGAGGTGCCCGACAGACTCATTCTCAAGCGTAATGACAAGCTGTTGGACTACGACAATGCACAGTACAAGCTGGACCGGAACAGGGACCCCACACGGACCAGGATT CTGGAAGAGGAACTGTCACAGGCACAAGGGACGTACAATGCGCTCCACTCTCAGCTGATGATGGAGCTGCCAGTGCTGACCAGTAATGGCATGGAGGTGCTGAACCTGGCCACTCGCTCCCTCATCTCTGCACGCATGTACCTGCAGGGACACCTTGCCCGTCTCTACCTGAATCTTTCCCAG GCTCTGGGAGTGTCTCTgacgggggaggaggaaatgctCACACAGTTCCGGGTGAAGTATCTACAGCAGGTGGGAGAGTTCCGGCAGCTGAGTTTCATCCCGACCAACGTGCAGTTGTCACTCCCCAGACCAGCAACCCGTTCCAGTAAGAATCCTGAGAGTGGGGGGTCCAGGAGAGAACATGAG aCAACCAAGACAAAGGTGGTGGGCCAGTATCCTGGGGAGCTGGTGTACGTGGTGCGGGAGGTGCACACGCCGGCTGAGGTAATGGAGCTGACACTGTACCCTGGCGACCACGTTGCGCTGCTCAAGAACAAGGACCCCCTGGGCAGGATGGACCGCTGGTTTGTGGATGATGGAG ATAACAAGGGCTTTGTGCGAGTTTCTTGCTTGAAGCCCATGCTTGGCTCTGATAGAGGAGCAGAGGACACTACTCTGCCACCTGCAACACCTGGCACAGCAGTGCTGCCTTCCCGACCGGCAGCAGTCCATGCTGGCCCTCGACCCTCCACTGTGCCCCGGCCTGCCCCAGCACCCCCTGAGCAGGCACCTCCTCGCTATGAGGACATCTTCCCCGTGGTGCCCACTACCTTGCCTCAGGGCACAGGCCTCCCCCAGGCTCCCCCACCCCGATACTCCTCTGAGGGCACTGCCACACTAGCCTCCCAGCCTCCCCTGCCCAGCAAGACAGAGCCACTGCCTCCTGATGGTGATGGCTTGCACCATGGGGACGGGGACTACTACTCTCCTCCCCTGGACCGACAGCCATCTGGTGAATACAACTCCCCTGTCTCTGAAGAAAACAATATCTACGAGGAAATTGACCAG ATTCATGGGGGCTGCAGAGGTGAGAATGGAGCAGCAGGCCAGGAGGACACTAGCCCCATCTATGAGGTGATCAAGGATGGGGAGATTGTGCCTGATGAGGAAGACCTGCCACCAGAGTTAGCTGAGCCACTG TTCTACTACGCACTGTACAACTTTGGTGGTTCAGATGGGACACAACTGAACCTGACAGCAGGGCAGGTGGTGCGGGTACTGCATGCTGTCTCCTCGGACTGGTGGTTTGTGGAGGAACGATCAGGCAAGCAGGGTTATGTTCCTGCATCCTATCTCACCAGGTACACCTAG